From the genome of Mycobacterium dioxanotrophicus, one region includes:
- a CDS encoding polyamine ABC transporter substrate-binding protein, which yields MPNHTDPALLARLAANPTSRRRFLGGGAAAAAALALGPSFLAACGSSEKASSPSSSAPPDDGTPASGNLRISNWPLYMAPGFVDAFQKASGLSVDYREDFNDNEQWFAKVKEPLSRKQDIGADLVVPTQFMALRLDGLHWLNEIRDSRVPNKKNLRPDLLNGQVDPGRKYTAPYMTGMVGLAYNKTATGRDITKVEDLWDPAFKGRVSLLSDTQDGLGMIMQSQGNSPENPTKESVQKAVDVVREQKDKGQIRRFTGNDYADDLAAGNIAVAQAYSGDVVQLQADNPNLHFVVPEAGGDWFIDTMVIPYTTQNQKGAEAWINYVYDRPNYAKLVAFTQYVPVLTDMAEELDKINPNLSKNPLINPPAETLAKLKSWAALTDEQTQEFNAMYAAVTGG from the coding sequence ATGCCCAACCACACCGATCCCGCCCTGCTCGCCCGACTGGCCGCCAACCCCACTTCCCGGCGCCGGTTCCTGGGTGGAGGCGCGGCCGCCGCAGCCGCGCTCGCACTGGGCCCGTCGTTCCTCGCGGCGTGTGGCTCCAGCGAGAAGGCCAGTAGCCCGTCGAGCTCCGCGCCGCCCGACGACGGCACCCCGGCGAGCGGCAATCTGCGCATTTCGAACTGGCCGCTCTACATGGCACCCGGGTTCGTCGACGCATTCCAGAAGGCCTCCGGCCTCAGCGTGGACTACCGAGAGGACTTCAACGACAACGAGCAGTGGTTCGCCAAGGTCAAGGAGCCGTTGTCCCGCAAGCAGGACATCGGTGCGGATCTGGTGGTGCCCACCCAGTTCATGGCGCTTCGGCTCGACGGCCTGCACTGGCTCAACGAGATCCGCGATTCCCGCGTCCCCAACAAGAAGAACCTGCGCCCCGATCTGCTCAACGGGCAGGTCGACCCGGGCCGCAAGTACACCGCGCCGTACATGACCGGCATGGTCGGGCTCGCCTACAACAAGACCGCGACCGGCCGCGACATCACCAAGGTCGAGGACCTGTGGGACCCCGCCTTCAAGGGCCGGGTCAGCCTGCTCTCCGATACGCAGGACGGGCTGGGCATGATCATGCAGTCTCAGGGCAACTCGCCTGAGAACCCCACGAAGGAATCGGTCCAGAAGGCCGTCGACGTGGTCCGCGAGCAGAAAGACAAGGGCCAGATCCGCAGGTTCACCGGCAACGACTACGCCGACGACCTCGCCGCCGGCAATATCGCTGTCGCCCAAGCCTATTCGGGTGACGTGGTGCAGCTGCAGGCCGACAACCCCAATCTGCACTTCGTGGTCCCGGAAGCCGGCGGCGACTGGTTCATCGACACCATGGTGATCCCCTACACCACCCAGAACCAGAAGGGCGCCGAGGCCTGGATCAACTATGTCTACGACCGCCCGAACTACGCCAAGCTCGTCGCGTTCACCCAGTACGTGCCCGTCCTGACGGACATGGCCGAGGAACTCGACAAGATCAATCCGAATCTGAGCAAGAACCCGCTGATCAACCCGCCCGCCGAGACACTCGCCAAGCTGAAGTCCTGGGCGGCGCTCACCGACGAGCAGACCCAGGAGTTCAACGCCATGTACGCCGCGGTCACCGGCGGCTGA
- a CDS encoding TetR/AcrR family transcriptional regulator, translating to MSRSTRQRNSRGQGGLLRDEILSAATRVIDVAQTEAEVSLRSIAREAGIAAPSVYAHFEDRDQVLQAVVQNSWEQVCAQITERSKTGQTARDRVILGCRAYVAFAQRYPLRYTLMTQAAEVAPAARRALDVVTRGLLACRGADPTSEPTQASHRSAASLSVALHGVAMLHRTDSPNLWLSDFSTDDIIASLVDAAILRQDESHPADHQ from the coding sequence ATGTCGCGGTCCACACGTCAGCGCAACTCGCGCGGTCAGGGCGGCCTGCTCCGTGACGAGATTCTGTCAGCCGCAACCCGCGTCATCGATGTCGCACAGACCGAGGCCGAGGTGTCGCTGCGCAGCATCGCGCGCGAGGCCGGCATCGCGGCGCCGTCGGTCTATGCGCATTTCGAAGACCGCGACCAGGTGCTGCAAGCCGTCGTGCAGAACAGCTGGGAGCAGGTCTGTGCGCAGATCACCGAACGGAGCAAGACCGGCCAGACCGCGAGGGATCGCGTGATCCTGGGATGCCGGGCGTATGTCGCATTCGCGCAACGCTATCCGCTGCGGTACACACTGATGACACAGGCCGCAGAGGTCGCCCCTGCGGCCCGCCGAGCCCTCGATGTCGTGACGCGAGGATTGCTGGCCTGCCGCGGTGCCGACCCCACGTCGGAGCCGACGCAGGCTTCGCACCGCAGTGCCGCGTCGTTGTCGGTGGCACTGCACGGTGTCGCCATGTTGCACCGCACCGATTCACCCAACTTGTGGCTCAGCGATTTCAGCACCGACGACATCATCGCAAGCCTCGTCGACGCCGCGATCCTGCGCCAAGACGAATCACACCCCGCTGACCATCAGTAA
- a CDS encoding ABC transporter ATP-binding protein, with product MSTVSIADLHKRFGKTKAVDGLSVDITDGEFFVILGPSGAGKTTTLKSVAGLVDIDEGSVHIGGVDVTQVEPYHRNVAMAFESYALYPQKTVAENLASPLKSGRTGRYSEQERAERIDQVTSTLGINHLQKRFPRELSNGQRQRVALGRVLVRPADIYLLDEPLSHLDAKLRAAMRAELKQLGAMSNTTTIYVTHDYQEALALGDRIAVMREGKLVQIGTPEEVWRRPADTFVAKALGQPEINLIDGVVDDGRIRLGDRSFDIAVPAGVECARGDAVRVGLRPCDIHVTSGTGTLHGRVLLAERLGRNVELTVRVGGTQLVVLTSGREGVGEGAEVTMTVADSDVHVFAAGAGDTRRLDGGKRDSALEAAQ from the coding sequence ATGTCCACGGTATCGATTGCCGACCTACACAAGAGATTCGGCAAGACCAAAGCGGTCGACGGACTGTCGGTGGACATCACCGACGGTGAGTTCTTCGTCATCCTCGGCCCCAGCGGCGCAGGAAAGACCACCACGTTGAAGTCGGTGGCCGGGCTCGTCGACATCGACGAGGGATCAGTGCACATCGGCGGGGTGGACGTCACCCAGGTGGAGCCGTATCACCGCAACGTGGCGATGGCATTCGAGAGCTACGCGCTGTACCCGCAGAAGACGGTGGCCGAGAACCTGGCCTCGCCACTGAAAAGCGGTCGCACCGGCCGGTACTCGGAGCAGGAGCGCGCCGAGCGCATCGACCAGGTCACCTCCACTCTGGGAATCAATCATCTGCAGAAGCGTTTTCCGCGGGAGCTGTCCAACGGCCAGCGGCAGCGGGTGGCGCTCGGTCGGGTGTTGGTGCGGCCTGCCGACATCTATCTGCTCGATGAACCGCTGAGCCACCTGGACGCCAAGCTACGCGCGGCGATGCGCGCAGAACTCAAGCAGCTCGGTGCGATGAGCAACACCACGACCATCTACGTCACCCACGATTACCAGGAGGCGCTCGCCCTCGGCGACCGCATCGCGGTGATGCGCGAGGGCAAGCTGGTGCAGATCGGCACACCAGAGGAGGTCTGGCGCCGCCCGGCCGACACGTTCGTGGCGAAAGCGCTGGGACAACCGGAGATCAACCTGATCGACGGCGTGGTCGACGACGGCCGGATCCGCCTCGGCGACAGATCGTTCGATATCGCCGTGCCCGCGGGCGTCGAGTGTGCGCGCGGTGATGCGGTGCGGGTCGGCCTGCGGCCCTGCGATATTCACGTCACATCAGGCACAGGCACGCTGCACGGACGGGTGCTGCTGGCCGAACGTCTCGGCCGCAACGTCGAACTCACCGTAAGGGTGGGCGGCACACAGCTGGTCGTGCTCACCTCCGGCCGCGAAGGTGTCGGCGAAGGCGCCGAGGTCACCATGACGGTGGCCGATTCCGACGTTCATGTGTTCGCCGCCGGCGCGGGCGACACCCGCCGATTGGACGGCGGCAAGCGCGATTCCGCATTGGAGGCGGCTCAGTGA
- a CDS encoding ABC transporter permease, with amino-acid sequence MTSAAVAAATSPDAPKTVKGTPRWGDWALRIVAGLVLLYLFLPIFVIVLFSFNKPAGKFNYTWQEFTFDNWTHPFKYPDLTAALKLSLNVAAVSTAVALVLGTLVAIALVRQRFRGQKAVDTFLVLPLTAPEVVMGASLLTLFLDLGWATGYVTILIAHIAFEVSFIAMTVRARVRGFDWTLEDASMDLGASPTRTFFKVTLPLIVPGIVAAAMLSFALSLDDFIITYFVSGSTVTYPLYVNAAVKAAVPPQINVLATAILVISLVLLMAGTLYRRKRIDA; translated from the coding sequence ATGACCTCCGCAGCGGTCGCCGCCGCGACGAGTCCCGACGCCCCGAAAACCGTCAAGGGCACCCCGAGATGGGGCGACTGGGCGCTGCGCATCGTGGCCGGCCTGGTGTTGCTGTACCTGTTCCTGCCGATCTTTGTCATCGTGTTGTTCTCGTTCAACAAGCCTGCGGGCAAGTTCAATTACACGTGGCAGGAATTCACCTTCGACAACTGGACCCACCCGTTCAAGTACCCGGACCTGACCGCGGCGCTGAAGTTGAGCCTCAACGTCGCGGCCGTGTCGACCGCGGTGGCCCTCGTCCTGGGCACGCTGGTGGCGATTGCCTTGGTGCGCCAACGGTTTCGGGGACAGAAGGCCGTCGACACGTTCCTGGTGTTGCCGCTGACGGCGCCCGAGGTGGTGATGGGCGCGTCGCTGCTGACGCTGTTCCTCGATCTGGGGTGGGCGACGGGCTATGTCACGATCCTCATCGCGCACATCGCCTTCGAGGTCAGCTTCATCGCCATGACCGTGCGAGCCAGGGTCCGTGGGTTCGACTGGACGCTGGAGGACGCCTCGATGGATCTCGGTGCGAGCCCCACTCGGACGTTCTTCAAAGTGACACTGCCACTGATCGTTCCGGGCATCGTCGCCGCGGCGATGTTGTCGTTCGCCTTGTCGCTCGACGACTTCATCATCACGTACTTCGTCAGCGGGTCGACGGTCACCTATCCGCTGTACGTCAACGCGGCGGTCAAGGCCGCGGTGCCACCGCAGATCAACGTGCTCGCCACCGCGATCCTGGTGATCAGCCTGGTGCTGCTGATGGCGGGGACGCTCTACCGGCGCAAGCGTATCGACGCATAA
- a CDS encoding thioesterase family protein, which produces MTLTETLTATHPFTDLTRLEQIGDGTYAASVDPIWTIGPKVHGGCMMALCAAAARRALRAEADLQPIAVSANYLHAPEPGDVTLSATVRKRGRQVSVVDVELSQGDMVAVSSAVTLGHLDVAEPRHQEPLPLSDMAVEPSADAVHVTPAHPMGQVVHVAQGCDLRIDPSAALFLAGQQGEPINRMWLRPFAHDEADPDTALLFAVMAGDISAPVTMNRGMFGWTPTVALTTYLRRRPAPGWMRVMASATVIGETLFEEDHLILDAAGQVIVQSRQLAMIPKGL; this is translated from the coding sequence ATGACCTTGACCGAAACTCTGACCGCCACACATCCGTTCACCGATCTGACGAGACTGGAGCAGATCGGCGACGGCACCTACGCGGCATCCGTCGATCCCATCTGGACCATCGGCCCCAAGGTGCACGGCGGTTGCATGATGGCTCTGTGTGCGGCCGCGGCGCGGCGAGCCCTCCGCGCCGAGGCCGACCTGCAGCCGATCGCCGTGAGCGCCAACTATCTTCACGCCCCCGAACCGGGCGACGTGACGCTCAGCGCAACCGTCCGCAAGCGAGGCCGCCAGGTCAGCGTTGTCGACGTCGAACTGTCCCAGGGCGATATGGTGGCGGTTTCCTCCGCGGTCACCCTCGGGCATCTCGATGTGGCGGAACCTCGCCACCAAGAGCCACTGCCCTTGTCGGACATGGCCGTCGAACCGTCTGCCGACGCCGTACACGTCACCCCGGCGCACCCCATGGGACAGGTCGTGCATGTCGCGCAGGGTTGCGATCTGCGCATCGACCCGTCGGCGGCCCTGTTCCTGGCCGGACAACAAGGCGAGCCGATCAATCGAATGTGGCTGCGGCCCTTCGCCCACGACGAAGCCGACCCCGATACCGCGCTGCTGTTCGCGGTCATGGCCGGTGACATCAGCGCGCCGGTGACGATGAACCGGGGCATGTTCGGCTGGACGCCGACGGTTGCGCTCACCACCTACCTGCGTCGCCGACCCGCGCCGGGCTGGATGCGGGTCATGGCGAGCGCCACGGTCATCGGCGAGACCCTGTTCGAGGAGGACCATCTCATCCTCGACGCGGCCGGACAGGTCATCGTGCAGAGCCGCCAGCTCGCGATGATCCCGAAGGGACTCTAA
- a CDS encoding ABC transporter permease, whose translation MAGVATSSRQRSKVAPYLMILPALVYLGIFFVVPFISLARTSLSSSGGSVYLPTLTFDWNIGNYAKAFSTYSEQILRSFGYALTATVVCALLAFPLAYVIAFKAGRYKNLLLGLVILPFFVTFLIRTLAWKTILADDGWVVSTLGSIGLLPSEGRLLSTSWAVIGGLVYNWIIFMILPLYVSLEKIDPRLIEASKDLYSTNRRSFTKVILPLAMPGVLAGSMLVFIPAVGDFINADYLGSTQTSMIGNVIQKQFLVVKDYPVAAALSMVLMAIILVGVLLYTRALGTEDLV comes from the coding sequence ATGGCAGGTGTAGCGACCAGTAGCCGGCAGCGGAGCAAGGTGGCTCCGTATCTGATGATCCTGCCGGCGCTGGTGTACCTCGGGATCTTCTTCGTGGTGCCGTTCATCTCCCTGGCACGCACGTCGTTGTCGAGCTCGGGCGGATCGGTGTATCTGCCCACGCTGACCTTCGACTGGAACATCGGCAACTACGCCAAGGCCTTCAGTACCTACAGCGAGCAGATCCTGCGCTCGTTCGGCTACGCGTTGACCGCCACCGTGGTGTGTGCGCTGCTGGCATTTCCGCTCGCGTACGTGATCGCATTCAAGGCAGGCCGGTACAAGAACCTGCTGCTGGGCCTGGTCATCCTGCCGTTCTTCGTGACGTTCCTGATTCGCACGCTGGCGTGGAAGACGATCCTGGCCGATGACGGCTGGGTGGTCAGCACCCTCGGTTCGATCGGACTGCTGCCCAGCGAGGGCCGGTTGCTGTCGACGAGTTGGGCGGTGATCGGCGGCCTGGTCTACAACTGGATCATCTTCATGATCCTGCCGCTCTACGTCAGCCTGGAGAAGATCGACCCGCGCCTGATCGAAGCCTCCAAGGACCTGTATTCGACCAATCGTCGCAGCTTCACCAAGGTGATCCTGCCATTGGCGATGCCCGGTGTGCTGGCCGGCAGCATGCTGGTGTTCATTCCGGCGGTCGGAGACTTCATCAACGCCGACTACCTGGGTAGCACCCAGACCAGCATGATCGGCAACGTGATCCAGAAGCAGTTCTTGGTGGTCAAGGACTATCCGGTCGCGGCCGCCCTGAGCATGGTTCTGATGGCGATCATCCTCGTCGGTGTCCTGCTCTACACGCGGGCTCTCGGGACGGAGGACCTGGTATGA
- a CDS encoding ABC transporter ATP-binding protein → MTTTVTPPATAQSLTLDKLVKTYSSRGRESFQAVKGIDMAIRPGELVALLGPSGCGKTTTLRMIAGLETVTSGSIRIGEREVSQLPASKRGIGVGFESYALYPPMSVRENLLYGLKARKVKGAEQMVDSISRRLEMDDMMGLRPAGLSSGQKQRVALARALVRNPPVLLLDEPLSHLDASARQRVRRELKVLQREFGYTTIVVTHDQVEALSLADRLAVMDAGVVQQFGTPDEVFDDPANLFVAQFVGEPQINVLHGVARVAGGTVRVEIGSGAGALHTTVTGVADGTNVTVGIRPQDCVIGTDTDKGVRVTVAYFEHLLEFGLATSTVAGVEEGIVVQTPAAESYEPEQQVTLTAPAERVYLFDSDSGERLR, encoded by the coding sequence GTGACCACGACCGTGACACCACCCGCGACGGCGCAGAGCCTCACGCTGGACAAGCTGGTGAAGACCTATTCGTCGCGGGGCCGCGAGAGCTTCCAGGCGGTCAAGGGCATCGACATGGCGATCCGGCCGGGGGAGCTGGTGGCGCTGCTCGGGCCGTCGGGCTGCGGCAAGACGACCACGCTGCGCATGATCGCCGGCTTGGAGACGGTGACCAGCGGTTCCATCCGCATCGGCGAACGGGAGGTGTCACAGCTACCCGCCTCCAAACGCGGCATCGGCGTGGGGTTCGAGAGTTACGCGCTGTACCCGCCGATGTCGGTGCGGGAGAACCTGCTGTACGGGCTCAAGGCGCGCAAGGTCAAAGGCGCTGAGCAGATGGTCGACTCCATCAGCAGGCGCCTGGAGATGGACGACATGATGGGGCTGCGGCCGGCAGGGCTGTCCAGCGGGCAGAAGCAGCGCGTGGCGCTGGCCCGCGCGCTGGTGCGCAATCCTCCGGTGTTGTTGCTCGACGAGCCGCTGAGCCATCTCGACGCGTCGGCCCGCCAGCGAGTGCGTCGGGAACTCAAAGTGCTGCAACGTGAATTCGGCTACACCACCATCGTTGTCACCCACGATCAGGTGGAGGCCCTGTCGCTGGCCGATCGGCTCGCGGTGATGGATGCCGGTGTGGTGCAACAGTTCGGGACGCCCGACGAGGTGTTCGACGATCCCGCGAATCTGTTCGTCGCCCAGTTCGTCGGTGAACCGCAGATCAATGTTCTGCACGGCGTGGCCCGGGTGGCGGGCGGCACGGTCCGGGTCGAGATCGGTTCGGGCGCAGGGGCGCTGCACACCACGGTGACCGGGGTCGCCGACGGCACGAACGTCACCGTCGGGATCCGGCCGCAGGACTGTGTGATCGGCACAGACACCGACAAAGGCGTCCGGGTCACCGTCGCCTATTTCGAACACCTGCTGGAGTTCGGGCTGGCCACCAGCACGGTGGCAGGTGTCGAGGAAGGCATCGTGGTGCAAACCCCTGCCGCGGAAAGCTATGAGCCCGAACAGCAGGTCACGCTCACCGCTCCGGCCGAGCGCGTGTACCTGTTCGATTCCGACTCGGGGGAGCGCTTGCGGTGA
- a CDS encoding carbohydrate ABC transporter permease, translating to MGLFNRSELLPGQKRLSIGSVAADIGLVFWFVFSLFPIAWMVILALKNAEQQTTTYFSFSPTWSNFATVLSDKGTQMTSVDFKASLLTSLLNCGGAVIVSLVIGIPAAYAAGRWQYKGSNDLMFQMLSFRFAPELMVIVPLFVIYNQIGLFDTKVGMIWVLQLVTMPLVVWILRSYFQDLPEDLEQAALLDGYTRRRAFVMVALPIVRPGIAAAALLAFIFAWNNYVFPLILADSNAGTVTVAITKFLGGGGQAYYNLTAAAAIIAALPPLILALTIQRYLVRGLSFGAVKA from the coding sequence ATGGGGCTCTTCAACAGATCCGAACTGCTCCCGGGACAGAAGCGCCTGTCGATCGGCTCGGTGGCCGCCGACATCGGGCTGGTCTTCTGGTTCGTGTTCTCACTGTTCCCGATCGCCTGGATGGTGATCCTGGCGCTCAAGAACGCCGAGCAGCAGACCACCACCTACTTCTCGTTCAGCCCGACATGGTCCAACTTCGCCACCGTGCTCTCCGACAAGGGCACCCAGATGACCAGCGTCGACTTCAAGGCCTCGCTGCTGACCAGCCTGCTGAACTGCGGTGGCGCGGTGATCGTTTCACTGGTCATCGGCATCCCCGCCGCTTACGCTGCCGGCCGGTGGCAGTACAAAGGCTCCAATGACCTGATGTTCCAGATGCTCTCGTTCCGCTTCGCGCCCGAGCTCATGGTGATCGTCCCGCTGTTCGTGATCTACAACCAGATCGGGCTGTTCGACACCAAGGTCGGCATGATCTGGGTACTGCAGCTGGTCACCATGCCACTGGTGGTGTGGATCCTGCGGTCCTACTTCCAGGACCTGCCCGAGGATCTCGAGCAGGCCGCACTGCTCGACGGATACACGCGGCGGCGCGCGTTCGTCATGGTGGCGCTGCCGATCGTGCGGCCCGGCATCGCCGCCGCGGCGCTGCTGGCCTTCATCTTCGCGTGGAACAACTACGTGTTCCCGCTGATTCTCGCCGACAGCAATGCCGGCACGGTGACCGTTGCGATCACCAAGTTCCTCGGCGGCGGCGGGCAGGCGTATTACAACCTGACCGCAGCGGCCGCCATCATCGCCGCGCTCCCACCGCTGATCCTGGCCTTGACCATTCAGCGGTACCTGGTGCGCGGCCTGTCGTTCGGGGCGGTGAAGGCCTGA
- a CDS encoding ABC transporter ATP-binding protein: MTKRFADYVAVQEADFSIASGEFFSMLGPSGCGKTTTLRMIAGFESPTEGAIRLEGVDVSHVPPHKRNVNTVFQHYALFPHMTVWDNVAYGPRSRKKAAKKSAAEIKRSVDELLEIVRLTDFATRKPGQLSGGQQQRVALARALVNYPSALLLDEPLGALDLKLRHAMQFELKRIQREVGITFIYVTHDQEEALTMSDRIAVMNAGNVEQIGTPTEIYDRPATVFVASFIGQANLWAGRQTGRANRDFVEVDVLGTTLKAKPGDTTIEPGGHATLMVRPERVRVTMDRPNGDVATVPATVKDLTFQGPVVRLSLAAQDDSTIIAHVGAEQDLPLLRPGDAVHVSWSPDASRVLPAADIPTTEDLEEMLDDS, translated from the coding sequence GTTGCCGTACAGGAGGCGGACTTCTCGATCGCCTCCGGCGAGTTCTTCTCCATGCTCGGCCCGTCCGGTTGCGGCAAGACCACGACGCTTCGGATGATCGCGGGATTCGAGAGTCCCACCGAGGGCGCGATCCGGCTCGAAGGCGTCGACGTGTCCCACGTCCCGCCGCACAAGCGCAACGTCAACACCGTGTTCCAGCACTACGCGCTCTTCCCGCATATGACGGTGTGGGACAACGTCGCCTACGGCCCGCGCAGCCGGAAGAAGGCGGCCAAGAAAAGCGCGGCGGAGATCAAGCGCAGCGTCGACGAGCTGCTGGAGATTGTGCGGCTGACCGACTTCGCCACCCGCAAGCCCGGCCAGTTGTCCGGCGGGCAGCAACAGCGGGTCGCGCTGGCGCGTGCGCTGGTCAACTACCCGAGCGCACTGCTGCTCGACGAGCCGTTGGGTGCGCTGGATCTGAAACTGCGGCATGCCATGCAGTTCGAACTCAAACGCATCCAGCGGGAAGTCGGGATCACCTTCATCTACGTCACTCACGATCAGGAAGAAGCGCTCACCATGAGCGACCGGATCGCGGTGATGAACGCGGGCAACGTCGAGCAAATCGGCACTCCGACCGAGATCTACGACCGGCCGGCCACGGTTTTCGTGGCGAGTTTCATCGGCCAGGCCAACCTGTGGGCCGGACGGCAGACCGGAAGGGCCAACCGCGATTTCGTCGAAGTCGACGTGCTGGGAACCACATTGAAGGCCAAGCCTGGTGACACCACGATCGAACCCGGCGGCCACGCGACGCTCATGGTCCGACCGGAACGGGTCCGCGTGACCATGGATCGGCCGAACGGCGACGTCGCGACCGTCCCCGCGACCGTCAAGGATCTCACCTTCCAGGGTCCGGTGGTGCGGCTTTCCCTTGCCGCGCAGGATGATTCGACCATCATCGCCCACGTCGGCGCTGAGCAGGACCTGCCGCTGCTGCGGCCCGGCGATGCCGTGCACGTGAGCTGGTCGCCCGACGCCTCCCGGGTGCTGCCTGCGGCGGACATCCCCACCACCGAAGACCTCGAAGAGATGCTCGACGACTCGTAG
- a CDS encoding GtrA family protein: MVTEPDQRSAAGRFHRFCERVIGRLPFGLSTLVAPTFLGFVLINSFTFGVDLLVLTLLRGAVGLPLPVAVTMAYACAFALAYYLNRTLNFRSHASVGPQVAVYVMIVVINYVAFILGVSSGLAALGVEYHLARIAAGACEAVYMYSAMRWVVFRR; this comes from the coding sequence GTGGTTACCGAGCCTGATCAACGGTCGGCGGCGGGGCGGTTTCACCGATTCTGCGAACGGGTCATCGGTCGTCTTCCGTTCGGCTTGAGCACGCTGGTGGCGCCGACCTTCCTCGGCTTCGTGTTGATCAACAGTTTCACCTTCGGCGTGGACCTGCTGGTGTTGACGCTGCTGCGCGGGGCGGTCGGCCTGCCGCTGCCGGTGGCGGTGACCATGGCGTACGCCTGTGCATTCGCCCTGGCCTACTACCTCAACCGGACGCTGAACTTCCGGTCGCACGCCTCCGTCGGGCCTCAGGTGGCGGTGTATGTCATGATCGTGGTGATCAACTACGTGGCGTTCATCCTGGGTGTGTCGAGTGGGCTGGCGGCACTGGGCGTCGAGTATCACCTCGCCAGGATCGCCGCGGGCGCCTGTGAGGCCGTCTACATGTACAGCGCGATGCGGTGGGTGGTGTTCCGCCGGTGA
- a CDS encoding EamA family transporter: MTTGSARQGAFMAIAAMLIVQLGAAIAVELIDDLGAVGVAWLRLAWAGLILLAIVRPRPTHFTRSSFVACVLLGAATAGVTILFMLAVARIPLGTASALEFLGPLGVAVAKGSGRGRFVWPAAAGLGVVLLTEPWTGSVDPIGVLFALAGALCWASYILLTQRVGDEVAGLRGLAISMPVAALVASLAAGPATFGRLTPELLLIGLGLAILLPVIPFALELLALRRLTTAAFGTLMSLEPGFAMLMGLLILHQVPALFGVVGIALVVVAGVGATSNGARTAPVPAEVG, translated from the coding sequence ATGACCACCGGTAGCGCACGCCAGGGCGCCTTCATGGCGATCGCGGCGATGCTCATCGTGCAGCTCGGCGCTGCCATCGCCGTCGAGCTCATCGACGACCTGGGCGCTGTGGGTGTCGCGTGGCTGCGCCTGGCCTGGGCCGGTCTGATCCTGTTGGCAATCGTCCGGCCCCGCCCCACTCATTTCACCCGGTCGTCGTTCGTCGCATGCGTGCTGCTGGGAGCGGCCACGGCCGGCGTGACGATCCTGTTCATGTTGGCGGTGGCACGGATCCCGCTGGGAACTGCGAGCGCGCTGGAATTCCTTGGGCCCCTGGGTGTTGCGGTCGCCAAAGGCAGCGGCCGCGGACGATTTGTGTGGCCGGCCGCGGCCGGGCTCGGCGTGGTGCTGTTGACCGAGCCGTGGACCGGGTCAGTCGATCCGATCGGCGTGCTCTTCGCCCTGGCAGGGGCATTGTGCTGGGCGTCGTACATCCTGCTGACGCAGCGCGTCGGCGACGAGGTGGCCGGTCTGCGAGGCCTGGCCATCTCGATGCCGGTCGCCGCGTTGGTCGCCAGCCTGGCCGCCGGACCGGCCACGTTCGGCCGACTCACCCCAGAGCTGCTGCTGATCGGTCTCGGCCTGGCGATCCTGTTGCCTGTCATCCCGTTTGCGCTGGAACTGTTGGCGCTGCGCCGGCTCACCACCGCGGCATTCGGCACGCTGATGAGCCTGGAACCGGGCTTCGCGATGCTCATGGGATTACTCATCCTGCACCAGGTTCCGGCTCTGTTCGGCGTGGTCGGCATCGCGCTGGTGGTCGTGGCCGGTGTCGGCGCGACGAGCAACGGCGCCCGCACGGCACCGGTGCCCGCCGAGGTCGGCTGA